ACCAGGAACCCTTACGATTTCTATATCTGTATCGTATGCTCCGTGTCTAACCAGAGCATCAAGAGCTCCTTCAAGAAGCCTTGAAGTGATAAATTCATTAAATCTGCTTACAACAATACCAAATTTTAAACCTTGAGCATCAAGTTTTCCTTCAATAATTTTCATTTTTCCTCCTCCTATGGATAAAATAACTCAAATCTTCTCATTCTAACATTTATTACTAAAGCAATTCCTATAAAATTAGCAACCAATGTTGTACCCCCGTAACTCATGAATGGTAAAGGAATTCCTACTACTGGCATAATTCCAAGAGTCATTCCAATATTTATAGAAAAGTATAAAACAAAAATTGAAGTAAAACCTATTGAAAGAAGCTTTCCAAAATTGTCCTTTGCAATTACAGATGTGTGAAAAAGTCGGATAAAAATAGTTAAATAAAGTGCTAAAAGTATAGTGCACCCTATAAATCCCCATTCTTCTGCAAAAATGGGAAATATAAAGTCAGTGTGTCTTTCTGGAAGAAATTTTAAAGGACCCTGCGTACCTTCAAGAAATCCCTTACCAAATAGTCCACCAGAGCCTATGGTTATGACTGACTGCATAATATTGTAACCAATCCCCTTTGGATCTATACTTGGATCAATAAAAGCAATTAGTCTGTTTTTTTGGTATTCCTTCAGTCCTTCCCAAAAAATCTCCCACAGAAAAAATATTGAGATAATTAACAGAGAAAAAAGAAGTACTAGCAATCTTAGAGGAACTCCTTTATAAATAATCATTATAAATGTGATTGTAAAAAGTAAAATAGCTGTTCCGAGATCAGGCTGTTTGATAATAAGTATAAATGGTATTATTCCAAAAATAATTAGAGTTTTTATTGTATCCTTTACTGACAATGGCGATTGTTTATTGTCAAGAAAAGCTGCAAGGCATATTATAGAGACTATTTTGAATATTTCAGAAGGCTGAAAAGAGAAAAATCCTAGATTTATCCAACGTTTTGCTCCCATTGCTGTTTTACCTGCAAAAAGCACTATAATGAGAAGCAAAACTCCAGTAATGTAAAATATTAACCAGAAATTTTTTAGTTTTGTATAATCAAACGTTACAAAGATAAACAAAAATACCACAGCTATTATAAGCCAAATCAGTTGCTTTACATAAAAAGGAGGGTGTTCTCCTTCATCGAGAGGTGGTCTTGTGGCACTATAAATTGTCAGTATCCCAATAATACATATAAAAAGAACTACAGCAAAAGTAATCCAGTCAAAGTATGTTATTAATCTTCTATCAATTTTTAACATTCAGTTGCCTCTTTTTAAGAATGTAACCTTCAAGTATGTTTTTTGCTACAGGGGCTGCTACTGCACCTCCGCTTCCTCCATGTTCAATAATTACGGAAAAAGCCATCTCTGGGCTGTCCACTGGAGCAAAGCCAATAAACCATGCATGATGTTCAATATTTTTATATGATAACTTTTCTTTAAGTTTTTTGCTAACTACCTGAACTGTTCCTGTTTTTCCACCAAACTTTATAATGTAAGAACGAGCACCTGAAGCTGTTCCTTCTGGTTCATTTACTACTCCAGATAGTGCATTTTTGATTATTTCAAGATTTTTAACATCAAGATTCAAATTTTCTTTTTCAGATTTACTTCCTTTAACTAAATATGGAGTAATTTTGTTTCCTCCATTAACTATCGTAGCCATAACCCGAGCCATCTGTATGGGTGTTACTTTCAGAAATCCCTGTCCAATAGCTGTGTTATAGGTATCACCTAAAAACCAGGAAGTCTTCTTTACACTTTTTTTCCATTCTTCATCAGGCACAAGTCCTGATTTTTCATCTGCACTAAATCCTGTAACGCTTCCCAATCCTAATAAGGTAGCGTATTTATATATTCTTTTTATCCCGAGTATTTTACCAAGTTCATAAAAGTAGACATCAC
The nucleotide sequence above comes from Thermodesulfovibrio aggregans. Encoded proteins:
- the rodA gene encoding rod shape-determining protein RodA, which gives rise to MLKIDRRLITYFDWITFAVVLFICIIGILTIYSATRPPLDEGEHPPFYVKQLIWLIIAVVFLFIFVTFDYTKLKNFWLIFYITGVLLLIIVLFAGKTAMGAKRWINLGFFSFQPSEIFKIVSIICLAAFLDNKQSPLSVKDTIKTLIIFGIIPFILIIKQPDLGTAILLFTITFIMIIYKGVPLRLLVLLFSLLIISIFFLWEIFWEGLKEYQKNRLIAFIDPSIDPKGIGYNIMQSVITIGSGGLFGKGFLEGTQGPLKFLPERHTDFIFPIFAEEWGFIGCTILLALYLTIFIRLFHTSVIAKDNFGKLLSIGFTSIFVLYFSINIGMTLGIMPVVGIPLPFMSYGGTTLVANFIGIALVINVRMRRFELFYP